The following coding sequences are from one Nodularia sp. LEGE 06071 window:
- a CDS encoding Rpn family recombination-promoting nuclease/putative transposase: MFELSELKQTKVYQEAFQKGEEEGERKGKLKVVPPMLAAGLTVEQIAEALDLSVEDVRQATQQQPASE; the protein is encoded by the coding sequence ATGTTTGAATTAAGCGAATTAAAGCAAACTAAAGTTTATCAGGAAGCCTTTCAAAAAGGTGAGGAAGAAGGCGAACGCAAAGGCAAATTAAAAGTAGTTCCACCAATGTTAGCCGCAGGGTTAACTGTAGAGCAAATAGCCGAGGCTTTAGATTTAAGTGTAGAGGATGTCAGACAGGCTACACAACAGCAGCCTGCTAGTGAATAG